In Chelonia mydas isolate rCheMyd1 chromosome 20, rCheMyd1.pri.v2, whole genome shotgun sequence, a single genomic region encodes these proteins:
- the LOC114019205 gene encoding uncharacterized protein LOC114019205, which yields MEMGEQVLHILEDLREEEFKKFKFYLPHGGTAPRIRRGKLDGASRIQVAELLMQTYPQEALDITNQVLCNIPRLDLVQGHQLQTGGDAGNSGNDANRSEAVNSSARASEPQAYERQSLVSEQQLMQLAGKMGKSWKQIGIEFLGLENHCLEQIEENNPGNTKLRAFSMFLEWRKRARQEATVICLLSILSQDGVPLQPEDLDCLRDTGRA from the exons ATGGAGATGGGTGAGCAGGTGCTGCACATCCTGGAGGATCTGAGAGAGGAGGAGTTCAAGAAGTTCAAGTTTTACCTGCCCCATGGGGGCACGGCTCCCCGCATACGCCGCGGGAAGCTGGACGGCGCCTCCCGCATCCAGGTGGCTGAGCTGCTGATGCAGACATACCCCCAGGAAGCGCTAGACATCACCAACCAGGTGCTGTGCAATATCCCAAGGCTGGACCTGGTCCAGGGCCACCAGCTCCAGACAGGAGGAGATGCTGGGAACAGTGGCAATGACGCAAATCGCAGTGAGGCTGTGAATAGCAGCGCCAGGGCAAGTGAGCCGCAGGCCTACG agagGCAGagtctggtttcagagcagcagctgatgcagctggcagggaaaatgggcaaGTCCTGGAAGCAGATCGGCATCGAGTTTCTGGGCCTGGAGAATCACTGTCTGGAGCAGATTGAGGAGAACAATCCCGGCAACACCAAACTGCGAGCTTTCAGCATGTTCTTGGAGTGGAGGAAACGAGCGAGGCAGGAGGCCACTGTCATCTGCCTTCTCTCCATCCTCTCCCAGGACGGGGTGCCCCTTCAGCCTGAGGACCTCGACTGTCTCCGGGACACAGGCAGGGCCTAA